The Mycoplasmopsis equigenitalium genome contains a region encoding:
- the plsX gene encoding phosphate acyltransferase PlsX, whose protein sequence is MYKIAFDIMGNDKGLEPAIAASIEFATQNENYTIWLVGDGDEIAKYYNGNLKNIKIIDSKNTIKFSKNIREEMAKPSSMMDAIQLTASGKVDAVVSCGDSGMFLVACSLILKRLKGVSRAAFMPIMPTVIKNKKFLLLDTGANVETKPNFLVEWAKIARIFYKYMFNISNPIIKQINIGTEEYKGGELQHEANDLLFKENINYQGYIEPRDLLLGNCDIVVTDGFSGNLVLKSMEGTVLNFKKIIKDAITKTFLRKLAAVTLKKAFSEVAEDLDYRNVGAAWVMGVNHMAIKTHGSSDRKAFLGALNQVKLGLDNNIFNKIKEEFK, encoded by the coding sequence ATGTACAAAATCGCTTTTGATATTATGGGCAACGATAAAGGCTTAGAACCCGCAATCGCCGCCAGCATTGAGTTTGCTACTCAAAATGAAAACTACACAATTTGACTTGTTGGCGATGGTGATGAAATTGCCAAATACTATAATGGCAACCTAAAAAATATTAAGATTATCGATTCAAAAAACACTATTAAATTTTCGAAAAACATTCGCGAGGAAATGGCAAAACCAAGCTCAATGATGGACGCAATTCAATTAACAGCATCAGGCAAAGTTGATGCTGTTGTTTCATGCGGTGATAGCGGAATGTTTTTAGTGGCTTGCTCATTAATTTTAAAAAGACTAAAAGGCGTGTCGCGCGCAGCCTTTATGCCAATTATGCCTACAGTTATCAAAAACAAAAAGTTTTTATTGCTCGATACCGGAGCAAACGTTGAAACGAAACCAAATTTTTTGGTTGAATGAGCTAAGATAGCAAGAATTTTCTATAAATATATGTTCAATATCTCCAACCCTATTATTAAACAAATTAATATCGGAACCGAAGAGTATAAGGGTGGAGAATTACAACACGAAGCAAACGACTTATTATTTAAAGAAAATATTAACTATCAAGGCTACATTGAACCAAGAGATTTGTTACTAGGAAACTGTGATATTGTTGTTACCGATGGTTTTTCGGGTAACCTTGTCTTAAAATCAATGGAAGGCACGGTTCTTAATTTTAAAAAGATTATTAAGGATGCAATTACTAAAACATTTTTAAGAAAATTAGCCGCCGTTACCCTTAAAAAAGCTTTTAGTGAGGTAGCTGAAGATCTTGACTATCGTAATGTTGGTGCAGCCTGAGTAATGGGTGTTAACCATATGGCAATTAAAACACATGGCTCAAGCGATCGAAAAGCTTTTTTAGGAGCACTCAACCAAGTAAAACTTGGCCTTGATAATAACATTTTTAATAAGATAAAGGAAGAGTTTAAATAA
- a CDS encoding lipoprotein 17-related variable surface protein, with product MSKQNKNNTNYNQNSSPNVAPNSQQNVPVANPNYPQQPTQNQHVAPKKSNSKMVGILIAAGVTPIVASAAAVAVLFGQKLADENTWKARVEEINKMKELLKNSQLDVVNKQNLYAADVNERTDIKFAKPLDGYKPFFTITKIDSENGLIKILVSITPIEDKGFHAVAEQTYTIGGFKILEKADANYPFYSALQTLKNEINSNKNSNGEIITKNYTNITIDKNFKYESLTVLCDDLAIDLGDYKKSLISIKNQEVYLNNKNNEIAGLEVTLLISNGNLKQEQNLRVAGFTTIKAREEQILNDAVKDLVGKTFKTTKFVGTKTYEEVKNDEYVNGNSIANDILELKTAIINCPGLSFSTPKFKSAENDGLNITLFAHLGQSVKEINFNVDGFKTLSTYYTDYLQKFADAIPNEVKIPLYKSIQPSPKLVKDVVIPTDIPNFFNDYIDNDIHEYAKIFGINLKIESNSEYNLAAGTRTVKLVLSKGGNSITKNILLTGFLNPENYAKEIIKKMITEERFPKHHSTKNFTKKLPNQVTYAPLNLEELGNDIGFDLKAIEKRWGVKFNFAFEKDDLDKGTKTFNFKILHGSYGEPYKMTIYGFKTQKEADYEKLNEFLKLVNDNQVTKNNASSLSNNVSYTNFSEFDADLNDAITPIAKRYRELSIEQNIEVVDFDSKKCVKFFVNYKGLRAEKIVYVSGFTSASSATNKEISDVIENLNNEYFQSNLNASQTLPSEYAKNWSTNFANAKAIDDAAGTNLVDGIETQGIKVTTKGATYDNVNGKLTLVLGFTKNAVTVHRNLTIINYGTYQKQIDAATTGWSAELRADGLTMASENTYNDLGDIYAIDPTFKSTWKIENESLATFMEVDNRDWEGDKYVHVVLQSGHLQKIVLVRISRYSFQTSRYSEPIKTILKNINTIFTTVNNADKYITEVFYHSTDELINDVDPQFKNDLDANGLAIKDMSFKYSFLNNNELRYDVTFYLKSDPNYYYRQEIVVKGFNQDNTKREMQILNEFKTLATAPIKTIFHNYQKPTEVEYKNINEMIADGGNLLKHLANKAVGKFNAGDLININLDESQPITKNDADGTITFYIKAHYRSQTISLPIVYNGFVDQNSVVPIERNLLAYAQKIQIKVQNAGEIVEGFYTEKLPDQILETDILFRDENGNQIDNAKYQVQLVKITPDNDNLSLNVTFVTSTVYQGKTLKTPEITKQIRTTNAAPAAAEIEKVWKATKWGVLKDNVPIIYLGELNPNNPNVKNNALHISFTEQGKTPKFLGTEADFVDFVGIKPGMEITFSNWEYLTGDKEIVRQVISEKKTLSAKEEGNALVYYDYITVNKKLQADTKFGQRNSTLIHNRKAPADVQFNWANNTKQRIKVNVRFSYKGVVVWKTLISGIGLIDGGLHSQYAGAKDSHTTNPAIIYYPFYEMTNNSVGSEYIDGK from the coding sequence ATGTCTAAACAAAATAAAAATAATACAAATTACAACCAAAATTCATCACCAAATGTTGCACCAAATTCTCAACAAAATGTTCCTGTTGCAAACCCAAATTATCCACAACAACCAACACAAAACCAGCATGTTGCCCCAAAGAAAAGCAACTCAAAAATGGTTGGCATTTTAATTGCTGCTGGAGTAACACCAATTGTTGCTAGTGCCGCTGCTGTGGCTGTCCTATTTGGACAAAAATTAGCAGATGAAAATACATGAAAAGCTCGTGTTGAAGAAATAAATAAAATGAAGGAGCTTTTGAAAAACTCGCAGCTTGATGTTGTAAACAAACAAAACTTGTATGCTGCCGACGTTAACGAAAGAACTGACATTAAATTTGCGAAACCTTTGGATGGTTACAAGCCATTTTTTACAATTACAAAAATTGATTCAGAAAATGGATTAATTAAAATTTTGGTATCAATAACACCAATTGAAGACAAGGGGTTCCACGCTGTTGCAGAACAAACTTATACAATTGGTGGTTTTAAAATTTTAGAAAAGGCTGATGCTAATTATCCATTCTACAGCGCTTTACAAACATTAAAAAATGAAATTAATTCAAACAAAAATAGTAATGGTGAAATAATAACTAAAAATTACACCAACATCACAATTGATAAAAACTTTAAATACGAATCATTAACCGTTCTTTGCGACGACCTTGCTATTGATTTGGGTGATTATAAAAAATCTTTAATTTCAATTAAAAACCAAGAGGTATATCTTAATAACAAAAATAACGAAATAGCAGGTCTTGAAGTTACTTTACTAATTAGCAATGGTAACTTAAAACAAGAACAAAATCTTAGAGTTGCTGGTTTTACCACCATTAAAGCTCGTGAAGAGCAAATTTTAAATGATGCCGTAAAAGATTTAGTTGGCAAAACTTTTAAAACAACTAAATTTGTTGGAACAAAAACTTACGAAGAAGTGAAAAATGACGAATATGTTAATGGCAATAGTATTGCAAATGATATTCTTGAATTAAAAACAGCAATTATTAACTGCCCGGGATTGTCGTTTTCGACTCCTAAATTTAAGTCAGCTGAAAACGATGGCCTTAATATTACTTTATTTGCTCACTTAGGACAAAGTGTAAAAGAAATCAACTTTAATGTCGATGGTTTCAAAACCCTAAGCACTTATTACACTGATTATCTACAAAAATTTGCTGATGCAATTCCTAACGAAGTAAAGATTCCGCTCTATAAATCAATTCAGCCAAGTCCAAAACTTGTCAAAGATGTAGTAATTCCTACTGATATTCCTAACTTTTTTAACGATTATATTGATAATGACATCCACGAATACGCAAAAATCTTTGGTATCAACCTTAAAATTGAAAGTAATAGCGAATACAATCTTGCCGCTGGCACAAGAACTGTAAAATTAGTACTTTCAAAAGGTGGTAATTCAATTACAAAAAATATCCTTTTAACAGGCTTTCTCAATCCAGAAAATTATGCTAAAGAAATTATTAAAAAAATGATTACTGAAGAAAGATTTCCGAAACATCACAGTACAAAAAACTTTACAAAAAAACTTCCTAACCAAGTAACTTATGCTCCTTTAAACTTAGAGGAATTAGGTAATGATATCGGTTTTGATCTTAAAGCAATTGAAAAAAGATGAGGTGTTAAATTTAATTTTGCATTCGAGAAAGATGATCTTGATAAGGGAACAAAAACATTTAATTTCAAAATCTTACACGGCAGTTATGGCGAACCTTATAAAATGACAATTTATGGTTTTAAAACTCAAAAAGAAGCTGATTATGAAAAACTTAATGAGTTTTTAAAACTTGTTAACGATAACCAAGTTACCAAAAATAACGCAAGTTCATTATCAAACAATGTATCATATACAAACTTTAGTGAATTTGATGCGGACCTTAATGATGCGATTACACCAATCGCTAAAAGATATCGCGAACTATCGATTGAACAAAATATCGAAGTTGTTGATTTTGATAGTAAGAAATGTGTTAAATTCTTTGTAAATTACAAAGGACTAAGAGCAGAAAAAATTGTTTATGTAAGTGGTTTTACAAGCGCTAGCTCTGCTACTAACAAAGAAATTTCAGACGTTATTGAAAATCTCAATAATGAATACTTTCAATCAAACCTTAATGCTTCACAAACACTTCCTTCAGAATACGCTAAAAACTGAAGCACTAATTTTGCTAATGCAAAAGCAATTGATGATGCAGCTGGAACAAATCTAGTTGATGGTATTGAAACTCAAGGAATTAAAGTAACTACTAAAGGCGCAACCTATGACAACGTCAATGGAAAACTAACTTTAGTTCTAGGTTTTACCAAAAATGCTGTGACAGTACACCGTAACTTAACAATTATTAACTACGGTACCTATCAAAAACAAATTGATGCCGCTACAACCGGTTGAAGCGCCGAGCTAAGAGCAGATGGGCTTACAATGGCCTCAGAAAATACATACAACGACCTTGGTGATATTTATGCAATCGATCCTACTTTCAAATCGACTTGAAAAATTGAAAACGAAAGCCTTGCTACTTTTATGGAAGTAGATAATCGTGATTGAGAAGGCGATAAATATGTTCACGTTGTACTTCAATCAGGCCACTTACAAAAAATTGTACTTGTACGAATTTCTAGATACAGTTTCCAAACATCTAGATATTCTGAGCCAATTAAAACTATACTTAAAAATATAAATACTATCTTTACAACCGTTAATAACGCTGATAAATACATCACTGAAGTTTTCTACCATTCAACCGATGAACTTATTAATGATGTTGATCCTCAATTTAAAAATGATTTAGATGCTAACGGTCTAGCTATTAAAGATATGTCATTTAAATATTCTTTCTTAAACAATAACGAATTAAGATACGATGTTACTTTCTATCTAAAATCAGACCCTAATTACTATTACCGTCAAGAAATAGTAGTAAAAGGCTTTAACCAAGATAACACAAAACGTGAAATGCAAATTCTTAACGAATTTAAAACACTAGCAACAGCACCAATTAAAACTATTTTCCACAATTACCAAAAACCAACAGAAGTAGAATATAAAAATATTAATGAAATGATTGCCGATGGCGGTAATTTATTAAAACACTTAGCAAACAAAGCGGTAGGAAAGTTCAATGCCGGTGATTTAATTAATATTAACCTTGATGAATCACAACCAATAACCAAAAATGATGCTGATGGAACTATTACTTTCTACATTAAAGCACACTACAGATCACAAACAATTTCACTTCCTATTGTTTACAATGGGTTCGTTGATCAAAACAGCGTTGTTCCTATTGAAAGAAATTTACTGGCATACGCACAAAAAATTCAAATCAAAGTACAAAATGCGGGTGAAATTGTTGAAGGATTTTACACCGAAAAACTTCCTGACCAAATTCTAGAAACCGATATTTTATTCAGAGATGAAAACGGTAATCAAATTGATAATGCTAAGTACCAAGTACAATTAGTTAAAATCACTCCCGATAATGATAATTTATCGTTAAATGTTACCTTCGTAACTTCAACAGTTTATCAAGGAAAAACATTGAAAACTCCTGAAATTACCAAACAAATTCGAACAACAAATGCTGCGCCAGCAGCTGCCGAAATTGAAAAGGTATGAAAGGCAACTAAATGGGGAGTGCTTAAAGATAATGTACCAATTATTTACTTAGGTGAATTAAATCCAAATAATCCTAATGTTAAAAATAATGCACTACACATTTCATTTACCGAACAAGGTAAAACACCTAAGTTTTTAGGAACAGAAGCAGACTTTGTTGATTTTGTTGGTATCAAACCAGGAATGGAAATTACTTTCAGCAACTGAGAATACCTTACAGGAGATAAAGAAATTGTACGCCAAGTAATTAGCGAAAAGAAAACACTTTCTGCTAAAGAAGAAGGCAATGCGCTTGTATATTACGACTACATAACCGTTAACAAAAAGCTGCAAGCAGACACAAAATTTGGTCAACGTAACTCGACACTAATTCACAACCGTAAAGCACCTGCAGACGTTCAGTTTAACTGAGCAAACAACACCAAACAACGTATAAAAGTTAATGTTAGATTTTCTTATAAAGGTGTTGTTGTTTGAAAAACACTTATCTCAGGTATCGGCTTAATTGATGGTGGATTACACTCTCAATATGCCGGCGCAAAAGATTCGCACACCACAAATCCAGCCATTATTTACTATCCATTTTATGAAATGACTAATAATTCAGTTGGTTCTGAATATATAGATGGAAAATAA
- a CDS encoding lipoprotein 17-related variable surface protein has protein sequence MKKNKLLILGLSLATTASVVSLSTIAISNQNNNSESLLSARKTISVDSNFASGSSQNNWVLGVAEDEASIASAVSGYKVYLGTDNNGVIDKKDPSNYYAEEIVPEELVFVYEGSNPASVQGVIFSIVKIVPNGEEGKITVTYRFKKNDSYSTEISKDITGFKKMSKDFGKEWITKRIADLTVEFGKQAGNPEERQVIYLKICTLKAKLLAQHKISISELNELDKLVTEDLVGNELDSNNWSEFNAIVNELNNEITAYDGGSSKLSQTYVDKQVKKLKSLKNNLTSPTAKAAADKKINALQDIVAPLQLPKYNNKGSYWVWIVFGLSVVLATIFLVWLILALTKKRNDQQVWGGGY, from the coding sequence ATGAAAAAAAATAAACTACTTATTTTAGGATTATCATTGGCTACTACTGCATCAGTTGTATCGCTTTCTACTATTGCTATTTCTAACCAAAACAACAATAGCGAAAGTTTATTAAGCGCACGTAAAACTATTAGTGTTGATTCAAACTTTGCTAGTGGTTCGTCACAAAACAATTGAGTTTTAGGTGTTGCTGAGGACGAAGCAAGTATTGCAAGCGCAGTATCGGGATACAAAGTGTATTTAGGTACAGATAATAACGGAGTAATTGATAAAAAAGACCCATCAAATTATTACGCTGAAGAAATTGTTCCTGAAGAACTTGTTTTTGTTTACGAAGGTTCAAATCCAGCAAGCGTACAAGGTGTTATTTTCTCAATTGTTAAAATTGTGCCAAATGGTGAAGAAGGAAAAATTACAGTTACATACAGATTTAAGAAAAACGACTCATATTCTACCGAAATTTCTAAAGACATTACAGGTTTTAAAAAAATGAGTAAAGACTTTGGAAAAGAATGAATTACCAAAAGAATTGCTGACCTTACTGTTGAATTCGGAAAACAAGCAGGCAACCCAGAAGAAAGACAAGTTATTTATCTTAAAATATGTACCCTTAAAGCAAAACTTCTTGCACAACACAAAATCTCAATTAGTGAATTAAATGAGCTTGATAAACTTGTTACCGAAGACTTAGTTGGAAACGAACTTGATAGTAACAATTGAAGTGAATTCAATGCAATTGTTAACGAATTGAACAATGAAATAACTGCTTATGATGGTGGTTCTTCTAAATTAAGTCAAACTTATGTTGACAAACAAGTTAAAAAACTAAAAAGTCTTAAAAACAACTTGACCTCACCTACAGCAAAAGCAGCTGCTGATAAAAAAATTAACGCACTTCAAGATATTGTTGCGCCTCTTCAACTTCCAAAATACAACAATAAAGGTTCGTACTGAGTGTGAATCGTATTTGGTTTGAGTGTTGTTTTAGCAACCATCTTCTTAGTATGATTAATCTTGGCTCTTACTAAGAAAAGAAATGACCAACAAGTATGAGGAGGAGGTTACTAA
- a CDS encoding ribonuclease III family protein, producing the protein MNLTNKKEHQAYLSKLKALLETYQVPYNNLELYITAFTHGSYNNQQHKQKTYELLEFLGDSLIGSYAAKHIYYELNEKDINDPGIATKIKSEVVKNAALGKITVETGLVDLIIHSLKNLDDKEQNKIKGDIFESLCGCIYVDTSLNDLNNFLNIILKPKLVAQLKKIDKMAEHPKSIFQELIQKHKLGEIVYETKEFVEDNHLMFISKLMVNGMVFGEGVGTSKQNAETDAAEKGLKKYQEVRNETN; encoded by the coding sequence ATGAATTTAACAAACAAAAAAGAGCATCAAGCCTACTTAAGTAAGCTCAAGGCCCTCCTTGAAACTTATCAAGTACCATACAATAATCTTGAACTTTATATTACAGCCTTTACACATGGTTCGTATAACAACCAACAACACAAACAAAAAACTTACGAACTGCTTGAATTTCTTGGCGACTCATTAATTGGTAGTTACGCCGCAAAACACATTTATTATGAACTTAATGAGAAAGATATCAACGATCCTGGTATTGCCACCAAGATTAAATCAGAAGTTGTTAAAAACGCTGCACTAGGTAAAATTACTGTTGAAACCGGGTTAGTAGATTTAATTATTCACTCCCTTAAAAATCTTGATGATAAAGAACAAAATAAGATTAAAGGTGATATCTTTGAATCGCTTTGTGGATGCATTTATGTTGACACAAGTTTAAACGACTTAAATAATTTTTTAAATATAATATTAAAGCCAAAACTTGTGGCACAATTAAAGAAAATAGACAAGATGGCAGAGCACCCAAAATCAATTTTTCAAGAGTTAATTCAAAAACACAAACTCGGCGAAATTGTTTACGAAACCAAGGAATTTGTTGAAGATAATCATTTAATGTTCATCAGTAAATTAATGGTTAATGGCATGGTTTTTGGGGAAGGTGTAGGCACAAGTAAACAAAATGCTGAAACCGACGCTGCTGAAAAAGGGTTGAAAAAATACCAGGAGGTTCGTAATGAAACTAATTAA
- a CDS encoding DAK2 domain-containing protein → MSKNTTIGAKEWKKAIISAANNLTNSKSRIDSLNVFPVPDGDTGSNMSSTINQAKTDLQKQEFEKISDVANTTAKSMLMGARGNSGVILSQIFKGFSIAFEGKKNIDTFGLLVGFREATKKAYASVLKPVEGTILSVIRETTEALEKFKNSDVSIVEFMKNAVDYARVACENTPKKLAVLREVGVNDSGGEGLFLIIEGMYLSFKGKDVAIRDTEEKHSFISDTEIYDGEFGYCTEFIVDLKDVDGFSKNDFVEIIEKEANSLVVINDVNILKVHGHTIKPGNLLNIAQKYGEFIKIKVDNMSLQANESKNNSINGNKDKKECGIVSCNLGQGIIRKVKELGCDYVVESGQTQNPSTTQIIEAIHNTNAKTVFVLPNNSNIILTAQQAAQTITDKKVIIIPTKTQVQGLTALMYFNNETSAEENKELMLDSIKSVRTGQVTKAVRDTKLNGLKITQGDYLSIIDNKIVNTSNTYIDAAKHILDKTVDKQSEIVTIYYGDEVSKIDAKKVADYILLKFDVEVEIINGGQPNYQFVMGVE, encoded by the coding sequence ATGAGTAAAAATACAACGATCGGTGCCAAAGAATGAAAAAAAGCCATAATTTCAGCGGCCAATAATTTAACCAATAGCAAATCAAGAATTGACAGTTTAAATGTGTTCCCTGTTCCTGATGGTGACACTGGTTCAAACATGTCAAGCACAATTAATCAAGCAAAAACTGATTTACAAAAACAAGAATTTGAAAAAATTAGTGACGTTGCCAACACTACTGCCAAAAGTATGTTGATGGGCGCTAGAGGAAACTCGGGGGTAATTCTTTCGCAAATTTTCAAAGGATTTTCAATCGCTTTTGAAGGTAAGAAAAACATTGATACTTTTGGTCTTTTAGTTGGTTTTCGAGAAGCAACTAAAAAAGCTTATGCTTCAGTTCTAAAACCAGTTGAAGGAACAATTCTTAGTGTTATCCGCGAAACAACCGAAGCGCTTGAAAAATTCAAAAACTCAGATGTTTCAATTGTTGAGTTTATGAAAAATGCTGTTGATTATGCTCGTGTCGCTTGTGAAAATACACCTAAAAAACTTGCCGTTTTACGGGAAGTTGGTGTTAACGACTCGGGTGGTGAAGGTTTATTCCTTATCATTGAAGGGATGTATCTTTCATTCAAAGGTAAAGATGTTGCAATTAGAGATACAGAAGAAAAACATAGCTTTATTTCAGACACCGAAATTTATGATGGCGAATTTGGGTACTGTACCGAATTTATTGTTGATTTAAAGGATGTTGATGGTTTTAGTAAAAACGATTTTGTAGAAATTATCGAAAAAGAAGCGAATTCGCTTGTTGTTATCAATGATGTCAACATTTTAAAAGTTCACGGCCACACTATCAAACCAGGAAACTTACTTAACATTGCCCAAAAATATGGTGAATTTATCAAAATTAAAGTTGACAATATGTCATTGCAAGCAAACGAATCAAAAAACAACAGTATTAACGGCAACAAAGATAAAAAAGAATGTGGCATTGTCTCATGTAATTTGGGGCAAGGAATTATTCGTAAAGTTAAAGAGCTTGGCTGTGACTATGTTGTAGAGTCGGGTCAAACCCAAAACCCTTCAACAACGCAAATTATTGAAGCTATTCATAACACTAATGCTAAAACAGTTTTTGTTTTACCAAACAACTCAAACATCATTTTGACCGCGCAACAAGCTGCGCAAACTATTACTGACAAAAAAGTTATTATCATCCCTACCAAAACTCAAGTCCAAGGTCTAACAGCCTTAATGTATTTTAATAACGAAACAAGCGCTGAAGAAAATAAAGAATTAATGCTTGATTCAATTAAATCGGTAAGAACTGGACAAGTTACTAAAGCCGTTCGTGATACTAAATTAAATGGATTAAAAATTACTCAAGGCGATTACTTATCAATCATCGATAATAAAATTGTTAATACTTCAAACACCTACATTGATGCAGCTAAACACATTTTAGATAAAACGGTTGATAAACAAAGCGAAATTGTCACAATCTATTATGGTGACGAAGTAAGTAAAATCGATGCTAAAAAAGTAGCTGACTACATCTTACTTAAATTTGATGTTGAAGTTGAAATTATCAACGGCGGACAACCTAATTATCAATTTGTAATGGGGGTTGAGTAA